Proteins from one Cicer arietinum cultivar CDC Frontier isolate Library 1 chromosome 3, Cicar.CDCFrontier_v2.0, whole genome shotgun sequence genomic window:
- the LOC101502525 gene encoding 4-hydroxy-tetrahydrodipicolinate synthase, chloroplastic, whose amino-acid sequence MATLKTYTGVCFRGTGFPVSPSNVTNNKNTRNSYWKPTQAAVKSIFHLPMRSFEMKNRTCTEDIKCLRLITAIKTPYLPDGRFDLEAYDALVNMQIENGVEGVIVGGTTGEGQLMSWEEHIMLIAHTVNCFGGNIKVIGNTGSNSTREAIHATEQGFAVGMHAALHINPYYGKTSLDGMVAHFQSVLSMGPTIIYNVPSRTGQDIPPHVIQTLAQSTCLAGVKECEGNDRIKEYTGNGIVVWSGNDDQCHDARWGYGATGVISVASNLIPGLMRDLMFGGKNPTLNSKLLPLIDWLFHMPNPIGLNTALAQLGVVRPVFRLPFVPLPLEKRKEFANLVKEIGREHFVGTADVEVLDDNDFFLVSRY is encoded by the exons ATGGCTACATTGAAAACCTATACTGGTGTGTGCTTCCGAGGAACCGGTTTTCCAGTTTCTCCCTCCAATGTCACTAATAACAAAAACACAAG GAACTCTTACTGGAAGCCTACACAAGCAGCTGTGAAATCAATTTTCCACCTCCCTATGCGTAGTTTTGAGATGAAAAATAG GACTTGTACTGAGGACATAAAGTGTCTGAGGTTGATAACTGCCATTAAAACTCCATACCTACCTGATGGTCGATTTGATCTTGAAGCGTACGATGCCTTGGTTAACATGCAGATTGAGAATGGAGTTGAAGGTGTTATTGTTGGTGGCACAACTGGTGAAGGCCAATTAATGAGCTGGGAAGAGCACATAATGCTTATTGCCCACACTGTCAACTGTTTTGGTGGGAATATTAAGGTTATTGGAAATACTGGAAGTAACTCGACCAGGGAAGCTATTCATGCCACAGAGCAGGGTTTTGCGGTTGGAATGCATGCCGCCCTTCATATAAACCCTTACTATGGTAAAACCTCCTTGGATGGTATGGTTGCTCACTTTCAAAGTGTGCTTTCCATGGGGCCCACAATCATATATAACGTGCCTTCAAGGACCGGTCAAGACATTCCTCCACATGTGATTCAAACCTTAGCTCAAAGTACTTGCTTGGCTGGTGTCAAGGAATGTGAGGGAAATGACCGGATCAAAGAGTATACTGGTAATGGAATTGTTGTTTGGAGTGGGAATGATGATCAATGCCACGATGCTAGATGGGGTTATGGGGCAACTGGAGTGATATCTGTTGCAAGCAACCTGATTCCTGGTTTAATGCGAGATCTCATGTTCGGGGGCAAAAATCCTACATTGAATTCCAAGCTCTTGCCTCTAATTGACTGGCTTTTCCACATGCCCAATCCCATTGGTTTGAACACCGCTCTCGCTCAACTTGGAGTTGTCAGACCAGTTTTCAGGCTGCCATTTGTACCTCTCCCTTTGGAGAAAAGGAAAGAATTTGCCAATTTGGTGAAGGAAATTGGCCGAGAGCATTTTGTCGGAACTGCTGACGTCGAGGTTCTTGATGACAATGACTTTTTCTTGGTTAGTCGTTATTAA